Proteins encoded in a region of the Misgurnus anguillicaudatus chromosome 9, ASM2758022v2, whole genome shotgun sequence genome:
- the st6galnac4 gene encoding alpha-N-acetyl-neuraminyl-2,3-beta-galactosyl-1,3-N-acetyl-galactosaminide alpha-2,6-sialyltransferase isoform X3: MKLVSLKFRCGSCAIVSSSGQMLGGKRGHEIDRQDCVIRMNAAPTVGYEADVGSKTSLRVVSHTSVPHLVRQQGFFFDKEADTRYVVWGPEINMRQDGKGKVFNMLVKLARAYPHTQIYTVTREKIQYCDDVFQNETGKNRMKSGAYLSTGFFTMILALEACDTTLVYGMIDGSYCSQANRSSVPYHYYEVSRLDECRMYHAHEHAKRGGHRFITEKEIYRRWASQGKLHFVYPSW, translated from the exons ATGAAGCTCGTG TCGCTAAAGTTCCGTTGCGGAAGTTGTGCCATAGTGTCCAGTTCAGGACAGATGCTGGGTGGTAAGCGGGGTCATGAGATTGACAGACAGGATTGCGTGATTCGCATGAACGCAGCGCCCACAGTGGGATACGAGGCCGATGTGGGGAGCAAGACCAGTCTGCGTGTCGTCTCGCACACCAGCGTGCCACACCTGGTACGCCAGCAGGGGTTTTTCTTCGATAAAGAGGCGGACACTCGATACGTCGTGTGGGGACCCGAGATAAACATGAGGCAGGATGGAAAGGGAAAGGTTTTCAACATGCTGGTGAAGCTGGCCAGGGCGTACCCTCATACCCAAATCTACACTGTTACTAGAGAAAAGATTCAGTACTGTGATGACGTGTTTCAAAATGAAACTGGGAAAAACAG GATGAAATCAGGAGCATACCTCAGTACTGGGTTTTTCACTATGATTTTAGCTCTGGAGGCGTGTGACACTACTCTGGTTTATGGCATGATTGACGGCTCTTACTGCAG TCAAGCCAACCGCTCATCTGTACCATACCACTACTATGAGGTGTCCCGTCTGGACGAGTGTCGCATGTACCACGCTCATGAGCATGCTAAAAGGGGTGGCCATCGCTTTATCACAGAGAAAGAGATTTACAGACGCTGGGCATCGCAGGGCAAACTGCACTTTGTTTATCCATCCTGGTGA
- the miga2 gene encoding mitoguardin 2 isoform X2, whose protein sequence is MSRNLWSFLNSFSEPTDRPHSREVMMLTRPVSARQMMSPSTRSNDTLSGVSSIAPSKRSSSSHSIASMRGPSSPNQSVNAVGMPWEAEPVAEEMGIGEDANAENLYLMGMELFEEALRKWERALNIRHTTHSGTSSASSLVPEGSELVEHHSPELRNHQFAVKLESLLHRAYHLQEDFGSTIPPDSLLADLESEGTLILPTLGSSHPIQDDDATTVTSDDSFFSAAELFEALSLEDTVHLLKPAALYEEAMSLVKDGGVACRTVRSELLECFSDQDFLAKLHCVRQAFQVLLLDETHRIFFMETGKQMISGLMVKANKSPKAFLESYEDMLQYTQREETWPVTKMELEGRGVVCMNFFDIVLDFILMDAFEDLESPPSSVVAVLRNRWLSDSFKETALATACWSVLKAKRRLLMVPDGFIAHFYAISEHVSPVLAFGFLGPRQHLSEVCTIFKQQIVQYLKDMFDHDKVRFTSVSSLAEDILSLSHRRADILVGYLGIENLPESNGALLKSPCQDNSGHPDLSEQQI, encoded by the exons ATGAGCAGAAACCTGTGGTCATTCCTGAACAGCTTCTCCGAACCCACAGACCGGCCTCACTCAAGAGAGGTGATGATGTTGACAC GTCCGGTTTCAGCGAGGCAGATGATGAGTCCCAGTACTCGCAGTAATGATACGCTCAGCGGCGTCTCATCTATCGCTCCCAGTAAACGCTCCAGCTCTTCACATAGTATCGCCTCG ATGCGAGGCCCTTCCTCTCCCAACCAATCAGTGAATGCCGTGGGAATGCCGTGGGAGGCGGAGCCTGTAGCAGAGGAAATGGGAATTGGAGAAGATGCTAACGCTGAGAACCTCTATCTCATgg GTATGGAGTTGTTTGAGGAAGCTCTGCGTAAGTGGGAAAGGGCGCTAAACATCAGACACACAACTCATTCGGGCACTTCATCCGCTAGCAGTCTCGTCCCAGAGGGATCCGAACTCGTGGAGCACCATTCG CCTGAACTTCGCAATCATCAGTTTGCGGTGAAGCTCGAGTCTTTACTCCACCGAGCGTATCATCTGCAGGAGGATTTCGGCAGCACCATCCCGCCTGACAGTCTGCTCGCTGACCTgg AGAGTGAAGGAACCCTGATCCTGCCCACACTTGGAAGTTCTCACCCGATTCAAGATGATGATGCTACGACGGTCACGTCAGACGACTCGTTTTTCTCGGCAGCTGAG TTATTTGAAGCACTTTCTCTGGAGGACACGGTTCACCTCTTAAAACCGGCAGCTCTGTATGAAGAAGCTATGAGTTTAGTTAAAGATGGAGGCGTGGCCTGCAGAACAGTGAG GTCAGAACTTCTGGAGTGTTTTAGCGATCAAGACTTTCTTGCCAAGCTGCACTGTGTACGACAGGCCTTCCAG GTGCTGCTGCTAGATGAAACACACAGAATATTCTTCATGGAGACAGGGAAGCAGATGATCTCAGGACTCATGGTCAAAGCCAATAAG AGTCCTAAGGCCTTTCTGGAGAGTTATGAGGACATGTTGCAGTACACGCAGAGAGAAGAGACGTGGCCCGTCACCAAAATGGAGCTGGAAGGGAGAGGG GTGGTCTgtatgaacttttttgacattgtGCTGGACTTTATCCTGATGGATGCGTTTGAAGATCTAGAAAGTCCTCCATCGTCTGTGGTTGCTGTATTGAGGAACCGATGGCTCTCGGACAGTTTTAAAGAGACG GCTCTGGCTACAGCCTGCTGGTCTGTGTTGAAAGCTAAGAGGAGGCTGCTAATG GTTCCAGACGGTTTTATTGCTCATTTCTATGCGATCTCTGAACACGTCAGTCCAGTTTTGGCGTTTGGGTTTTTGGGCCCCAGACAACACCTGAGTGAGGTCTGCACTATATTTAAG CAACAGATTGTTCAGTATCTGAAGGACATGTTTGATCACGACAAGGTGCGTTTTACATCCGTTTCGTCTCTGGCCGAAGATATCCTCAGTTTGTCTCACAGACGGGCGGACATCCTGGTCGGTTACCTGGGCATTGAAAATCTACCCGAGAGCAATGGAGCTCTGCTCAAGAGCCCTTGCCAGGACAACAGCGGGCATCCAGACCTCAGCGAACAGCAGATCTGA
- the miga2 gene encoding mitoguardin 2 isoform X1 has product MSIRSAEGMSIMQALAMTVAEIPVFLYSTFGQSIFSQLKLSPSLKKVLFATALGSVALALTAHQLKRRGRKRKQVAGKDEQKPVVIPEQLLRTHRPASLKRGPVSARQMMSPSTRSNDTLSGVSSIAPSKRSSSSHSIASMRGPSSPNQSVNAVGMPWEAEPVAEEMGIGEDANAENLYLMGMELFEEALRKWERALNIRHTTHSGTSSASSLVPEGSELVEHHSPELRNHQFAVKLESLLHRAYHLQEDFGSTIPPDSLLADLESEGTLILPTLGSSHPIQDDDATTVTSDDSFFSAAELFEALSLEDTVHLLKPAALYEEAMSLVKDGGVACRTVRSELLECFSDQDFLAKLHCVRQAFQVLLLDETHRIFFMETGKQMISGLMVKANKSPKAFLESYEDMLQYTQREETWPVTKMELEGRGVVCMNFFDIVLDFILMDAFEDLESPPSSVVAVLRNRWLSDSFKETALATACWSVLKAKRRLLMVPDGFIAHFYAISEHVSPVLAFGFLGPRQHLSEVCTIFKQQIVQYLKDMFDHDKVRFTSVSSLAEDILSLSHRRADILVGYLGIENLPESNGALLKSPCQDNSGHPDLSEQQI; this is encoded by the exons ATGTCAATCAGAAGTGCAGAGGGCATGTCCATCATGCAAGCCTTAGCCATGACGGTGGCTGAGATACCCGTATTCCTGTATTCCACCTTTGGACAG TCTATATTCTCTCAGTTAAAGTTGAGTCCGAGTCTGAAGAAGGTTCTGTTCGCCACGGCGCTGGGCAGTGTCGCATTGGCTCTGACCGCACATCAGTTAAAGAGGCGGGGCAGGAAGAGGAAACAGGTGGCCGGTAAAGATGAGCAGAAACCTGTGGTCATTCCTGAACAGCTTCTCCGAACCCACAGACCGGCCTCACTCAAGAGAG GTCCGGTTTCAGCGAGGCAGATGATGAGTCCCAGTACTCGCAGTAATGATACGCTCAGCGGCGTCTCATCTATCGCTCCCAGTAAACGCTCCAGCTCTTCACATAGTATCGCCTCG ATGCGAGGCCCTTCCTCTCCCAACCAATCAGTGAATGCCGTGGGAATGCCGTGGGAGGCGGAGCCTGTAGCAGAGGAAATGGGAATTGGAGAAGATGCTAACGCTGAGAACCTCTATCTCATgg GTATGGAGTTGTTTGAGGAAGCTCTGCGTAAGTGGGAAAGGGCGCTAAACATCAGACACACAACTCATTCGGGCACTTCATCCGCTAGCAGTCTCGTCCCAGAGGGATCCGAACTCGTGGAGCACCATTCG CCTGAACTTCGCAATCATCAGTTTGCGGTGAAGCTCGAGTCTTTACTCCACCGAGCGTATCATCTGCAGGAGGATTTCGGCAGCACCATCCCGCCTGACAGTCTGCTCGCTGACCTgg AGAGTGAAGGAACCCTGATCCTGCCCACACTTGGAAGTTCTCACCCGATTCAAGATGATGATGCTACGACGGTCACGTCAGACGACTCGTTTTTCTCGGCAGCTGAG TTATTTGAAGCACTTTCTCTGGAGGACACGGTTCACCTCTTAAAACCGGCAGCTCTGTATGAAGAAGCTATGAGTTTAGTTAAAGATGGAGGCGTGGCCTGCAGAACAGTGAG GTCAGAACTTCTGGAGTGTTTTAGCGATCAAGACTTTCTTGCCAAGCTGCACTGTGTACGACAGGCCTTCCAG GTGCTGCTGCTAGATGAAACACACAGAATATTCTTCATGGAGACAGGGAAGCAGATGATCTCAGGACTCATGGTCAAAGCCAATAAG AGTCCTAAGGCCTTTCTGGAGAGTTATGAGGACATGTTGCAGTACACGCAGAGAGAAGAGACGTGGCCCGTCACCAAAATGGAGCTGGAAGGGAGAGGG GTGGTCTgtatgaacttttttgacattgtGCTGGACTTTATCCTGATGGATGCGTTTGAAGATCTAGAAAGTCCTCCATCGTCTGTGGTTGCTGTATTGAGGAACCGATGGCTCTCGGACAGTTTTAAAGAGACG GCTCTGGCTACAGCCTGCTGGTCTGTGTTGAAAGCTAAGAGGAGGCTGCTAATG GTTCCAGACGGTTTTATTGCTCATTTCTATGCGATCTCTGAACACGTCAGTCCAGTTTTGGCGTTTGGGTTTTTGGGCCCCAGACAACACCTGAGTGAGGTCTGCACTATATTTAAG CAACAGATTGTTCAGTATCTGAAGGACATGTTTGATCACGACAAGGTGCGTTTTACATCCGTTTCGTCTCTGGCCGAAGATATCCTCAGTTTGTCTCACAGACGGGCGGACATCCTGGTCGGTTACCTGGGCATTGAAAATCTACCCGAGAGCAATGGAGCTCTGCTCAAGAGCCCTTGCCAGGACAACAGCGGGCATCCAGACCTCAGCGAACAGCAGATCTGA
- the st6galnac4 gene encoding alpha-N-acetyl-neuraminyl-2,3-beta-galactosyl-1,3-N-acetyl-galactosaminide alpha-2,6-sialyltransferase isoform X1 has protein sequence MKLVRCHWLCLLLLSFCLLIWYNHMTRFGFVIKRGLRGYVRVPSSSYSSSYSLKFRCGSCAIVSSSGQMLGGKRGHEIDRQDCVIRMNAAPTVGYEADVGSKTSLRVVSHTSVPHLVRQQGFFFDKEADTRYVVWGPEINMRQDGKGKVFNMLVKLARAYPHTQIYTVTREKIQYCDDVFQNETGKNRMKSGAYLSTGFFTMILALEACDTTLVYGMIDGSYCSQANRSSVPYHYYEVSRLDECRMYHAHEHAKRGGHRFITEKEIYRRWASQGKLHFVYPSW, from the exons ATGAAGCTCGTG AGGTGTCACTGGCTTTGCCTCCTtcttctgtctttctgtctgttgaTATGGTACAATCATATGACCAGATTTGGGTTTGTCATCAAGCGGGGTCTTCGTGGTTACGTGAGGGTTCCATCGAGCAGTTACTCGAGTTCATAT TCGCTAAAGTTCCGTTGCGGAAGTTGTGCCATAGTGTCCAGTTCAGGACAGATGCTGGGTGGTAAGCGGGGTCATGAGATTGACAGACAGGATTGCGTGATTCGCATGAACGCAGCGCCCACAGTGGGATACGAGGCCGATGTGGGGAGCAAGACCAGTCTGCGTGTCGTCTCGCACACCAGCGTGCCACACCTGGTACGCCAGCAGGGGTTTTTCTTCGATAAAGAGGCGGACACTCGATACGTCGTGTGGGGACCCGAGATAAACATGAGGCAGGATGGAAAGGGAAAGGTTTTCAACATGCTGGTGAAGCTGGCCAGGGCGTACCCTCATACCCAAATCTACACTGTTACTAGAGAAAAGATTCAGTACTGTGATGACGTGTTTCAAAATGAAACTGGGAAAAACAG GATGAAATCAGGAGCATACCTCAGTACTGGGTTTTTCACTATGATTTTAGCTCTGGAGGCGTGTGACACTACTCTGGTTTATGGCATGATTGACGGCTCTTACTGCAG TCAAGCCAACCGCTCATCTGTACCATACCACTACTATGAGGTGTCCCGTCTGGACGAGTGTCGCATGTACCACGCTCATGAGCATGCTAAAAGGGGTGGCCATCGCTTTATCACAGAGAAAGAGATTTACAGACGCTGGGCATCGCAGGGCAAACTGCACTTTGTTTATCCATCCTGGTGA
- the st6galnac4 gene encoding alpha-N-acetyl-neuraminyl-2,3-beta-galactosyl-1,3-N-acetyl-galactosaminide alpha-2,6-sialyltransferase isoform X2, producing the protein MTRFGFVIKRGLRGYVRVPSSSYSSSYSLKFRCGSCAIVSSSGQMLGGKRGHEIDRQDCVIRMNAAPTVGYEADVGSKTSLRVVSHTSVPHLVRQQGFFFDKEADTRYVVWGPEINMRQDGKGKVFNMLVKLARAYPHTQIYTVTREKIQYCDDVFQNETGKNRMKSGAYLSTGFFTMILALEACDTTLVYGMIDGSYCSQANRSSVPYHYYEVSRLDECRMYHAHEHAKRGGHRFITEKEIYRRWASQGKLHFVYPSW; encoded by the exons ATGACCAGATTTGGGTTTGTCATCAAGCGGGGTCTTCGTGGTTACGTGAGGGTTCCATCGAGCAGTTACTCGAGTTCATAT TCGCTAAAGTTCCGTTGCGGAAGTTGTGCCATAGTGTCCAGTTCAGGACAGATGCTGGGTGGTAAGCGGGGTCATGAGATTGACAGACAGGATTGCGTGATTCGCATGAACGCAGCGCCCACAGTGGGATACGAGGCCGATGTGGGGAGCAAGACCAGTCTGCGTGTCGTCTCGCACACCAGCGTGCCACACCTGGTACGCCAGCAGGGGTTTTTCTTCGATAAAGAGGCGGACACTCGATACGTCGTGTGGGGACCCGAGATAAACATGAGGCAGGATGGAAAGGGAAAGGTTTTCAACATGCTGGTGAAGCTGGCCAGGGCGTACCCTCATACCCAAATCTACACTGTTACTAGAGAAAAGATTCAGTACTGTGATGACGTGTTTCAAAATGAAACTGGGAAAAACAG GATGAAATCAGGAGCATACCTCAGTACTGGGTTTTTCACTATGATTTTAGCTCTGGAGGCGTGTGACACTACTCTGGTTTATGGCATGATTGACGGCTCTTACTGCAG TCAAGCCAACCGCTCATCTGTACCATACCACTACTATGAGGTGTCCCGTCTGGACGAGTGTCGCATGTACCACGCTCATGAGCATGCTAAAAGGGGTGGCCATCGCTTTATCACAGAGAAAGAGATTTACAGACGCTGGGCATCGCAGGGCAAACTGCACTTTGTTTATCCATCCTGGTGA